A genomic window from Maledivibacter sp. includes:
- a CDS encoding DUF3870 domain-containing protein: MDKVYKDDTVYFISYAKLPSTISAAKLRDVVGVGLVINTTTGIIEDTSCTLITDEAKRFLKEIIVGHNIHEEGLEKLTDKIQLRFHGLSQKAICVAVKAAVERYETWKKEIEYKENN; the protein is encoded by the coding sequence ATGGATAAGGTTTATAAAGATGACACAGTTTATTTTATTTCTTATGCAAAGCTTCCCAGTACTATTTCGGCAGCAAAACTACGTGATGTAGTTGGTGTAGGTCTCGTTATAAATACTACAACGGGAATTATAGAGGATACAAGCTGTACTTTAATCACAGATGAAGCCAAGCGATTCCTAAAGGAAATAATAGTAGGACATAATATACATGAAGAGGGATTGGAAAAACTAACGGATAAGATACAGCTCAGATTCCACGGGTTATCTCAAAAAGCTATATGTGTTGCTGTAAAGGCGGCAGTTGAAAGATATGAGACATGGAAGAAGGAAATAGAATATAAAGAGAACAATTAA